The following coding sequences lie in one Zingiber officinale cultivar Zhangliang chromosome 2B, Zo_v1.1, whole genome shotgun sequence genomic window:
- the LOC122044963 gene encoding uncharacterized protein LOC122044963 isoform X1, producing MDGIYGKIDVFPEHFQSIKASEESPQGSSSSVDHKLRSRSHSWTVSRVLGAASLLNLFSLPRLPWGSGNDDDKVELTRAEFESLWSEIEDAEDREMHLKSQLEHADGVLRCARLCAYLYVRTRWTQLPGEPPIIDDDDIDDWIPRFVVLHGSCIYYYLRSFDMSPQDTTNLSDIVELGSIPSFIDEDKETRYGFYLLTSQGLRFECSSISKGQVESWWTTLRTDLEARVCVNSSGFE from the exons ATGGATGGTATTTACGGAAAGATAGATGTCTTCCCAGAACACTTCCAGTCCATCAAAGCATCTGAagaatctccacaaggaagcagTTCAAGCGTTGACCATAAACTGAG ATCACGTAGTCATTCATGGACTGTAAGTAGGGTACTGGGTGCTGCGTCTCTGTTGAACTTGTTTTCTCTACCTCGTCTTCCATGGGGATCTGGCAATGATGATGATAAG GTAGAACTCACTAGAGCAGAATTTGAGTCTCTTTGGTCTGAAATTGAAGATGCAGAGGACAGAGAGATGCATCTAAAATCTCA GCTGGAACATGCTGATGGAGTTTTGAGATGTGCACGGCTTTGTGCTTATCTCTATGTTCGAACT AGATGGACACAACTTCCCGGAGAACCTCCTATAATAGATGATGATGATATAGATGATTGGATTCCCCGATTTGTCGTTCTCCACGGTTCATGTATCTATTATTATCTCAGATCATTTG ATATGAGTCCTCAGGATACTACAAATCTATCTGATATTGTTGAACTGGGATCAATTCCAAGCTTCATCGATGAAGACAAAGAAACAAGATATGGTTTTTACCTTTTAACCAGTCAAGGATTACGATTTGAATGCTCAAGTATTTCCAAAGGACAG GTGGAATCATGGTGGACTACTCTAAGAACAGATTTGGAAGCTCGAGTCTGCGTCAACTCTTCAGGATTCGAATAA
- the LOC122044963 gene encoding uncharacterized protein LOC122044963 isoform X2 yields the protein MDGIYGKIDVFPEHFQSIKASEESPQGSSSSVDHKLRSRSHSWTVSRVLGAASLLNLFSLPRLPWGSGNDDDKVELTRAEFESLWSEIEDAEDREMHLKSQLEHADGVLRCARLCAYLYVRTRWTQLPGEPPIIDDDDIDDWIPRFVVLHGSYMSPQDTTNLSDIVELGSIPSFIDEDKETRYGFYLLTSQGLRFECSSISKGQVESWWTTLRTDLEARVCVNSSGFE from the exons ATGGATGGTATTTACGGAAAGATAGATGTCTTCCCAGAACACTTCCAGTCCATCAAAGCATCTGAagaatctccacaaggaagcagTTCAAGCGTTGACCATAAACTGAG ATCACGTAGTCATTCATGGACTGTAAGTAGGGTACTGGGTGCTGCGTCTCTGTTGAACTTGTTTTCTCTACCTCGTCTTCCATGGGGATCTGGCAATGATGATGATAAG GTAGAACTCACTAGAGCAGAATTTGAGTCTCTTTGGTCTGAAATTGAAGATGCAGAGGACAGAGAGATGCATCTAAAATCTCA GCTGGAACATGCTGATGGAGTTTTGAGATGTGCACGGCTTTGTGCTTATCTCTATGTTCGAACT AGATGGACACAACTTCCCGGAGAACCTCCTATAATAGATGATGATGATATAGATGATTGGATTCCCCGATTTGTCGTTCTCCACGGTTCAT ATATGAGTCCTCAGGATACTACAAATCTATCTGATATTGTTGAACTGGGATCAATTCCAAGCTTCATCGATGAAGACAAAGAAACAAGATATGGTTTTTACCTTTTAACCAGTCAAGGATTACGATTTGAATGCTCAAGTATTTCCAAAGGACAG GTGGAATCATGGTGGACTACTCTAAGAACAGATTTGGAAGCTCGAGTCTGCGTCAACTCTTCAGGATTCGAATAA
- the LOC122044964 gene encoding transcription initiation factor TFIID subunit 11-like → MKDPFEAAAEEQDSPPESPIPAEEDVAVAVDVDEEEADAPSQPQASAPPGPAGAGGGGKGKEEEEEEEEENMDVEFGKFPSGGDPDKMAKMQAILSQFTEEQMSRYESFRRSGFQKSNMRRLLTSITGSQKISIPMTIVVSGIAKMFVGELIETARIVMTERKESGPIRPCHIREAYRRLKLEGKIPKRSVPRLFR, encoded by the exons ATGAAGGACCCGTTCGAGGCGGCGGCGGAGGAGCAAGATTCGCCTCCGGAGTCGCCCATACCTGCCGAGGAGGACGTGGCGGTCGCCGTAGACGTCGACGAGGAGGAGGCCGACGCCCCGTCGCAGCCCCAGGCCTCCGCTCCCCCGGGACCGGCCGGCGCCGGTGGGGGCGGGAaagggaaggaggaggaggaagaggaagaggaggagaacatGGATGTCGAGTTCGGCAAGTTCCCCTCTGGTGGCGACCCGGACAAGATGGCCAAGATGCA GGCAATCCTTTCGCAATTTACGGAGGAACAGATGAGTCGTTATGAATCGTTTAGGAGATCTGGCTTTCAGAAATCTAACATGAGACGG CTATTGACGAGCATCACGGGAAGCCAAAAAATTTCAATACCCATGACTATTGTTGTGTCTGGCATAGCAAAAATGTTTGTCGGTGAGCTAATTGAGACAG CAAGAATTGTGATGACGGAAAGAAAGGAAAGTGGCCCAATCAGGCCTTGCCACATCAGGGAAGCCTATCGACGACTCAAGCTCGAGGGGAAAATACCGAAGAGATCGGTGCCTCGGCTCTTCCGGTAG